In Saprospiraceae bacterium, one DNA window encodes the following:
- a CDS encoding AAA family ATPase, with translation MRIESIRLKNFKVFKNLHLKDLPRLVVFVGANGSGKSTLFDVFGFLSEALKNNVKSAILNRGGFKEVISRGCKGNIEIEIQFRLQIAGLERLVTYLLHIGESKGLPYVEREILRYKRGRHGSPYHFLDFSNGEGYAISNEEDFNKKDEELTRENQKLGSPDILAIKGLGQFERFKAASAFRNFIENWHISDFHIADARPSRDAGYAEHLSPTGDDLPLVAQYIMQNHPKIFDKVLRKMEKRVPGVSKVEAETTQDGRVILKFQDSGFKDPFIARFVSDGTIKMFAYLILLHDPNPHPLLCIEEPENQLYPSLMQPLLEEFRIYAYKGGQVFITTHSPDLLNGADLTEVFWLSKTDGHTIMNRALDDPMISSLAKEGDQLGYLWKENYFKGADPNR, from the coding sequence ATGAGAATAGAAAGTATAAGACTTAAAAACTTTAAGGTATTCAAAAACCTTCATCTGAAAGATTTACCTAGGCTGGTAGTTTTCGTAGGCGCTAATGGATCAGGAAAATCCACCCTTTTTGATGTATTTGGATTTTTAAGTGAGGCATTAAAAAACAATGTTAAATCGGCAATACTTAACAGAGGTGGGTTTAAAGAAGTTATTTCAAGAGGTTGTAAAGGCAATATTGAAATAGAAATTCAATTCAGATTACAGATAGCAGGTTTAGAACGATTGGTAACATATCTCTTACACATCGGGGAGTCGAAAGGCTTACCTTATGTGGAACGAGAAATATTAAGGTACAAGAGAGGTCGGCATGGTTCGCCTTACCACTTTCTGGATTTTTCAAACGGAGAAGGATATGCTATATCAAATGAAGAAGATTTTAACAAAAAAGATGAAGAATTAACGCGGGAAAATCAAAAACTTGGTTCGCCAGATATTTTAGCAATTAAAGGACTAGGTCAGTTTGAAAGATTTAAGGCAGCAAGTGCATTTAGAAATTTTATAGAAAACTGGCACATATCAGACTTTCACATTGCCGATGCAAGACCAAGTCGGGATGCAGGATATGCAGAGCATTTGTCACCTACAGGAGATGACCTGCCGTTAGTGGCGCAATATATCATGCAAAATCATCCTAAAATATTTGATAAAGTTTTAAGGAAAATGGAGAAAAGAGTGCCCGGGGTTTCGAAAGTTGAGGCTGAAACTACTCAAGACGGTAGGGTTATCCTAAAGTTTCAAGATAGCGGTTTTAAGGATCCTTTTATTGCCCGATTTGTTTCGGATGGAACCATAAAAATGTTCGCTTATCTTATTCTTCTTCATGACCCCAATCCTCATCCTTTGCTTTGCATTGAGGAACCGGAGAATCAATTATATCCATCCCTTATGCAACCTTTATTGGAGGAGTTCAGGATCTATGCCTACAAGGGCGGACAAGTTTTTATTACGACGCACTCGCCAGATTTATTGAATGGGGCTGATTTAACTGAGGTGTTTTGGCTCTCAAAAACAGATGGGCACACAATAATGAATAGAGCATTGGATGATCCAATGATTTCAAGTCTTGCAAAAGAGGGAGATCAATTAGGTTATTTATGGAAGGAAAACTATTTCAAAGGTGCAGACCCAAATAGATAA
- a CDS encoding flavin reductase family protein: protein MKRQIVPGQVSNKEIHQYLIAAVSPRPIAFVSTLDENGNKNLAPYSFFNVFSSNPPIAVFSSNRKGTDNTTKDTLHNVKVNGECVINVVPYNIVRQMSLASVEFPRGVSEFEKTGLTPEPSVMVKAPRVAESPVNLECRVKDIITLGDQGGAGHLIICEILLISVDESVMTDGSLDQQKLDLMGRLGKNYYVRASGDALMEISQAVAQIPLGFDGLPHEITNSNVLTGNDIASLASLFKLPDAEKIQEYSKRHPEIQNISPEGRHIKAQEMIRKHQDEDALCLLLSKE from the coding sequence ATGAAGCGACAGATTGTGCCAGGCCAGGTTTCGAATAAAGAAATTCATCAGTATCTTATTGCTGCTGTATCTCCCAGACCGATAGCCTTTGTAAGCACTCTGGACGAAAACGGAAATAAAAATCTGGCACCTTACAGTTTTTTTAATGTATTTTCTTCCAATCCGCCGATAGCGGTCTTTTCATCCAACAGAAAAGGAACTGACAATACGACCAAAGATACCCTGCATAATGTCAAAGTGAACGGCGAATGTGTCATCAATGTGGTGCCGTATAATATTGTCAGACAGATGTCGTTGGCGTCTGTAGAATTTCCAAGAGGAGTCAGTGAGTTTGAAAAAACCGGACTAACACCTGAACCTTCTGTTATGGTAAAAGCGCCCCGAGTGGCTGAATCACCCGTCAATCTGGAATGCAGGGTAAAAGATATCATCACATTGGGAGATCAAGGTGGGGCAGGCCATCTCATCATCTGTGAAATACTGCTCATCTCCGTTGATGAGTCAGTAATGACAGATGGATCTTTGGACCAACAAAAACTCGATCTGATGGGTCGCCTTGGTAAAAACTACTATGTGCGGGCGAGCGGCGATGCACTCATGGAAATAAGTCAGGCAGTGGCACAGATTCCACTTGGATTTGATGGATTACCGCATGAAATTACTAATAGCAATGTGCTCACAGGCAATGATATTGCTTCTTTAGCTTCGCTATTTAAATTACCTGATGCTGAAAAAATACAGGAATATAGTAAAAGACATCCTGAAATTCAAAATATTTCTCCAGAAGGACGACATATAAAAGCTCAGGAAATGATTAGGAAGCACCAAGATGAAGATGCCTTGTGTTTACTATTATCAAAAGAATGA
- a CDS encoding D-alanyl-D-alanine carboxypeptidase encodes MRFCIKVLFLVFVLAIMSCSTTKKLPSSVFSLDQAIDTSKVLGTGFSGVHITDLNTSEVIFSRNASKYFVPASNTKIFTLWASLNYLGDSIPALKYIETDTSFTFWGTGDPTFIHPYFQKSSTLDFLKSKSQSKKLLQSYGHSTINHFGEGWMWDDFNDYYQPEISTFPAYGNVLTVKKDSAEISGNPEYMMNRAIMTSQTKIVKRNPEFNYFLLPALLDTIKSYYQEIPYKDAENVNRQILGELIGTNVNPTNIPLPVDAKTVYSIPTDTVLRRMMQVSDNMLAEQLLLLTGLTQNDTLSSSYAISNAKNNLMKDLIDTPIWVDGSGLSKYNMMTPQSIVQLLKKMHQQIDEKRLFSLMAIGGQNGSLRNMFRSNDGPYIFAKTGSLAGVYNLSGYMIARSGRKLIFSFMNNNFSGSATPVRKEVERVLNLVREKY; translated from the coding sequence ATGAGGTTTTGTATTAAAGTACTTTTTTTGGTTTTTGTCCTGGCCATAATGTCTTGTTCCACGACAAAAAAATTGCCATCTTCTGTTTTTTCATTGGATCAAGCCATTGATACATCTAAGGTATTGGGCACGGGGTTTTCAGGAGTACATATTACTGATCTCAATACAAGTGAGGTCATATTTAGCAGAAATGCATCAAAATATTTTGTACCCGCATCCAATACCAAAATTTTCACTTTATGGGCATCCCTAAACTATCTGGGAGACTCTATTCCTGCTCTGAAATATATAGAAACCGATACTTCATTTACATTTTGGGGTACCGGAGACCCGACATTTATCCACCCTTATTTTCAGAAGTCATCCACTCTTGATTTTCTCAAATCAAAATCTCAATCAAAAAAGCTGCTTCAATCATATGGTCATTCTACCATAAACCACTTTGGAGAAGGATGGATGTGGGATGATTTTAATGATTATTATCAGCCTGAGATATCCACGTTTCCGGCTTATGGCAATGTACTCACTGTCAAAAAGGATAGTGCAGAGATATCAGGAAATCCGGAATATATGATGAACAGAGCCATCATGACATCTCAAACAAAAATTGTAAAAAGAAATCCTGAGTTCAATTACTTTTTATTGCCGGCTTTACTCGACACAATAAAATCTTACTACCAGGAGATACCCTATAAAGATGCGGAAAATGTCAATCGTCAGATACTGGGAGAGCTGATTGGTACAAACGTTAATCCAACTAATATACCGTTGCCGGTAGATGCTAAAACCGTCTACTCTATTCCCACAGATACGGTACTGAGAAGGATGATGCAGGTGAGTGACAATATGCTGGCAGAACAATTATTGCTTTTGACTGGTTTGACACAAAACGATACACTTTCGTCATCATATGCCATATCAAATGCCAAAAATAATTTGATGAAAGATTTGATCGATACCCCTATATGGGTAGATGGATCCGGCCTTTCCAAATATAATATGATGACTCCGCAATCGATAGTGCAACTATTGAAAAAAATGCACCAGCAAATAGATGAAAAAAGGCTGTTTTCGTTGATGGCTATCGGAGGGCAAAACGGATCGCTAAGAAATATGTTCAGGAGTAACGATGGTCCTTACATTTTTGCCAAAACGGGAAGCCTGGCTGGCGTGTACAACCTGAGCGGCTATATGATTGCCAGATCAGGGAGAAAGCTGATCTTCAGTTTTATGAACAACAATTTCAGTGGTTCGGCAACTCCTGTACGCAAGGAGGTTGAAAGGGTACTGAATCTGGTCAGGGAGAAGTATTGA
- a CDS encoding homoserine kinase: MAKPGIKVFAPASVANVAVGFDILGFALEKPGDEIIIREGTKPGLVITEIQGAGGKLPYDVMKNTAGYAAHRLLEHLGEQDRPLEMEIHKKMPFGSGLGSSAASAAGGVFAVNEFLHTGLSKYDILRFAVEGEQIADGAFHADNVGPSLLGGMLLIRDNETLDVKKLHIPHGLNAVVIYPHVEVLTRESRGILKSEVNFKDVVRQNGNLGAFVAGMYTSDFGLISRSLQDLLVEPQRAHLIPHFYEMKDLALKAGALGFSISGAGPSMFALCDNTGIAEEISVQAEKLYQTKKVPVTTYLSKINHEGAVRF; the protein is encoded by the coding sequence ATGGCTAAGCCAGGAATAAAGGTATTTGCCCCGGCCTCAGTGGCAAATGTTGCAGTGGGTTTTGACATTTTGGGTTTTGCTCTTGAAAAACCAGGGGACGAAATCATCATACGCGAAGGAACTAAACCAGGTTTGGTAATCACAGAAATCCAGGGTGCGGGCGGAAAACTTCCTTATGATGTCATGAAAAATACCGCCGGGTACGCAGCACACAGACTACTCGAACATTTGGGCGAACAAGACAGGCCACTTGAAATGGAAATCCATAAAAAAATGCCATTTGGCAGTGGACTTGGTTCTTCAGCGGCCAGTGCTGCAGGTGGTGTTTTTGCAGTAAATGAGTTTTTGCATACCGGATTGAGTAAATATGATATCCTCAGATTTGCCGTAGAAGGAGAACAGATTGCTGACGGTGCTTTTCATGCCGATAATGTCGGTCCATCTCTGCTCGGTGGTATGTTGCTCATCAGAGATAATGAAACACTTGACGTAAAAAAACTGCATATACCGCACGGGCTGAATGCTGTTGTGATCTATCCTCATGTAGAAGTACTTACCAGAGAGTCAAGAGGTATTCTGAAAAGCGAAGTGAACTTCAAAGATGTAGTGCGTCAAAATGGCAATTTAGGCGCTTTTGTAGCTGGCATGTACACTTCAGATTTTGGACTTATTTCCAGATCTTTGCAAGACCTTTTGGTTGAACCCCAACGTGCGCATCTGATCCCTCACTTTTACGAAATGAAAGATCTTGCATTGAAGGCAGGAGCGCTTGGTTTCAGTATCAGCGGTGCCGGGCCGTCTATGTTTGCGTTGTGTGATAATACAGGTATTGCTGAAGAAATATCTGTACAGGCTGAAAAACTGTATCAAACAAAAAAAGTACCGGTAACGACGTATCTGTCAAAAATTAATCACGAAGGTGCGGTGAGGTTTTAA
- the thrA gene encoding bifunctional aspartate kinase/homoserine dehydrogenase I, protein MKVLKFGGSSVATPERILSIISIVKPRIDAGEELTIVFSAFGGITDMLIEMSELASQGKDKYIALYHQFKDRHSIASKELLSPEAYSALSISMDENHETLRDLLKGIFLVREASPRTMDYVLSFGERNANTIIAEAMKENGIQAAFLDARQIIKTNKEFGNAKVNFKLTDPAIQEYYKERKGTVQIVTGFIGSDIGGLTTTLGRGGSDYTAAILAGALHAEELEIWTDVDGVLTCDPRKVKQAFTIPQLSYAEAMEMSHFGAKVIYPPTIQPALRKGIPIYIKNTFNPQFRGTLIHKEHDPTFKSTIKGISSLGNLSLIRLQGSGMMGVPGVSARLFSALGKEKVNVILITQASSEHSISIAVTDKEAKKAIIAISEEFEKEIEDNLIEPVKAETDLCVVAIVGEQMKNVPGVAGRLFEGLGKNGINVIAIAQGSSELNISFVISKHDEAKALNAIHDSFFLSNTKRIHVFMIGVGLIGSTLLRQMNEQNETLKSQNSLEIKVCGLANTKKMIFDENGIKLSDWENQLKSSDSNSNIQSFIDKMIAMNMSNSIFIDNTADSAIPDLYHKVLNSSISVATPNKIAASSAYSNYNYIKQLAKKNNVEFLFETNVGAGLPVISTLRNLIHSGDRILTIEAVLSGSISYIFNHFDGTRPFSTLVKEARELGYTEPDPRDDLSGADVKRKITILAREAGYEVETDDVMISPILPDSCMAPKDVNGFFSALEKEDEHFNRLLEKARSQKGVLRFVAKAQDGKVSCGVEIAGPDSPFYNLGGSDNMIVFTTQRYKQRPLVVRGPGAGAEVTAAGIFAEIISAGN, encoded by the coding sequence ATGAAAGTATTAAAATTTGGTGGATCGTCAGTTGCCACACCGGAGAGAATTTTAAGTATCATTTCCATAGTAAAACCAAGGATAGATGCAGGCGAAGAGCTTACTATAGTATTCTCAGCCTTTGGTGGTATTACTGATATGCTGATTGAAATGAGTGAGCTCGCCAGCCAGGGAAAAGATAAGTACATTGCATTATATCATCAGTTTAAAGACAGACATTCTATTGCTTCAAAAGAGCTGCTTTCTCCGGAAGCATACAGCGCTTTAAGTATTTCAATGGACGAAAATCATGAAACGCTCAGAGACCTGCTCAAGGGAATATTTCTGGTCAGAGAAGCCTCTCCACGCACGATGGATTATGTCCTTAGTTTCGGTGAAAGAAATGCCAATACCATCATCGCCGAAGCTATGAAAGAAAATGGCATACAGGCAGCATTTCTTGATGCTCGTCAAATAATAAAAACCAATAAAGAATTTGGTAATGCAAAGGTCAATTTTAAACTCACTGATCCCGCTATACAGGAATACTATAAAGAAAGAAAAGGGACTGTACAGATTGTTACAGGTTTTATTGGATCTGACATCGGAGGTCTTACTACTACTCTCGGAAGAGGAGGATCAGACTATACAGCCGCCATCCTTGCAGGTGCGTTGCATGCTGAAGAACTCGAAATCTGGACAGATGTCGATGGTGTACTCACTTGTGACCCACGAAAAGTAAAACAAGCTTTTACTATTCCTCAGCTGAGCTATGCAGAAGCAATGGAAATGTCCCATTTCGGTGCAAAAGTCATTTATCCTCCTACCATACAGCCCGCATTGCGAAAAGGAATACCCATCTATATCAAAAATACATTCAACCCACAATTCCGTGGAACATTAATACACAAAGAACATGATCCTACTTTCAAATCAACAATAAAGGGCATCAGCTCACTCGGCAATTTGTCATTGATCCGTCTGCAGGGTAGTGGTATGATGGGCGTACCAGGTGTTTCAGCCCGGCTATTTAGTGCACTTGGTAAGGAAAAAGTCAATGTCATCCTCATCACCCAAGCCTCATCTGAACACAGCATCAGTATTGCTGTCACCGATAAAGAAGCCAAAAAAGCCATCATTGCCATCTCAGAAGAATTTGAAAAAGAGATCGAGGATAATCTGATAGAACCGGTGAAAGCCGAAACGGATTTGTGTGTCGTGGCTATCGTGGGAGAACAAATGAAAAATGTACCTGGAGTGGCTGGGCGACTTTTTGAAGGATTAGGAAAAAACGGTATCAATGTGATCGCCATTGCTCAGGGAAGTTCTGAACTGAATATCTCATTTGTCATCAGCAAACATGATGAAGCGAAAGCGCTCAATGCCATTCATGATTCATTTTTCCTTTCCAATACAAAACGAATTCATGTGTTTATGATTGGCGTGGGGTTGATTGGTAGTACATTGCTCCGTCAGATGAACGAGCAGAATGAAACACTGAAGTCACAAAACAGCCTAGAGATAAAAGTTTGCGGTCTGGCAAATACTAAAAAAATGATCTTTGATGAAAACGGCATCAAACTGAGTGATTGGGAAAATCAGCTCAAATCATCGGATTCAAACTCAAATATCCAGTCATTCATAGATAAAATGATTGCTATGAATATGTCCAACTCAATTTTCATTGATAATACTGCCGATAGTGCCATTCCGGATTTGTATCATAAGGTCCTTAATTCAAGTATCTCTGTAGCAACACCCAATAAAATAGCTGCATCTTCTGCATACTCCAACTATAATTATATCAAACAACTGGCTAAGAAGAATAATGTCGAGTTTCTTTTTGAAACCAATGTCGGAGCAGGGCTACCAGTGATTTCGACACTGAGAAATCTTATACACAGCGGTGACAGAATACTGACTATAGAGGCGGTTCTATCCGGATCAATTTCATACATTTTTAATCATTTTGATGGGACAAGACCATTCAGCACATTGGTAAAAGAAGCCAGAGAGCTCGGGTATACAGAACCCGACCCAAGAGATGACCTTTCCGGTGCGGATGTCAAAAGAAAAATCACCATTCTTGCCCGGGAAGCGGGATATGAGGTAGAAACTGATGATGTGATGATAAGCCCCATATTACCTGATAGCTGTATGGCACCCAAAGATGTGAATGGCTTTTTCAGTGCACTTGAAAAAGAAGATGAACATTTCAACAGATTGCTGGAAAAAGCGAGGTCACAAAAAGGAGTATTGAGATTTGTAGCCAAAGCCCAGGATGGCAAAGTGTCCTGTGGTGTGGAAATAGCAGGACCTGATAGCCCGTTTTATAATCTGGGCGGTAGTGACAATATGATCGTATTTACTACTCAGAGATACAAACAAAGGCCATTGGTAGTAAGAGGACCCGGAGCCGGAGCTGAAGTTACAGCAGCCGGAATATTTGCTGAAATCATTAGTGCAGGAAATTAA
- a CDS encoding DUF4276 family protein, producing the protein MRLEILVEEASMKTFLEGIFDKIIPTVKWKLNENVFIRAFEGKSHLQKEIPKKAKAYKHFHERVKMVVIHDQDSSNCKELKTKIENLISPTQFQDYKIRIVCKELENWYFGDIDALEKVIPGLKGKNLKNKAKFRNPEIPNGKDEIKKIKPDYGAIEFATEISQFINICKNRAASFNQTIDALQNILMDEGN; encoded by the coding sequence ATGAGACTAGAAATTTTGGTTGAAGAAGCTTCAATGAAGACTTTTTTAGAAGGTATTTTTGATAAAATCATTCCAACAGTGAAATGGAAGTTAAACGAAAATGTTTTTATCCGGGCTTTTGAGGGAAAGAGTCATTTGCAAAAAGAAATTCCCAAAAAGGCCAAGGCTTATAAACATTTTCATGAACGTGTTAAAATGGTTGTGATACACGACCAAGATTCAAGTAATTGCAAAGAACTTAAAACCAAAATTGAAAACCTTATTTCACCCACCCAATTTCAGGATTATAAGATCAGAATTGTTTGCAAAGAACTGGAGAACTGGTATTTCGGAGATATTGACGCACTCGAAAAAGTTATACCTGGGTTGAAGGGAAAAAATTTAAAGAATAAGGCTAAGTTTAGAAATCCAGAGATTCCTAATGGGAAAGATGAGATTAAGAAAATTAAACCGGATTATGGAGCAATAGAATTTGCTACTGAAATTTCCCAGTTCATTAATATTTGTAAAAATCGGGCTGCAAGTTTTAATCAAACAATAGATGCATTACAAAATATTTTGATGGATGAAGGAAATTAA
- a CDS encoding MBL fold metallo-hydrolase, translated as MKIKFCGAAQFVTGSSHLIELENGYKILLDCGLFQGKGQKIWEWNNEWLFKPSEIDCMILSHAHIDHCGRIPKLVKDGYTGPIHTTHATRSLCAVMLLDSAKIQEMDVEWHNRKVLKKRKKDRQKLRNPLYTSEDIGPAMIRFEGHPYDVWEQIHPDVQVLFRDAGHILGSASVTLKIKDGGKEVMVGFTADIGRPDRPILRDPQPMPEVDYLICESTYGDRVHEATPEQSAQFLEVIKKTCLEKKGKLIIPAFSLGRTQEIVYMLDKMENAGLLPRLKVYVDSPLAVNVTHIFGLHPECFDKEINEYIMSDTNPFGFNNLEYIKEVEASKSLNNSDEPCIIISASGMMNAGRVKHHLANNIENPKNTILIVGYCSPETPGGALRAGAETIELFDEEKIVRADIVIMDSFSAHGDKNEMYDFIVNQKPTVKRIFLVHGELDTQNAFKHFLIDKGFLSIDIPEQGSEFNL; from the coding sequence ATGAAAATCAAGTTTTGTGGAGCGGCTCAATTTGTCACGGGTAGTTCACATCTTATAGAACTCGAGAATGGTTATAAAATCCTGCTCGATTGCGGGCTTTTTCAGGGCAAAGGTCAAAAAATATGGGAATGGAATAATGAGTGGCTTTTTAAGCCATCAGAGATAGATTGTATGATCTTGTCTCATGCGCACATTGATCATTGTGGTCGTATACCTAAGCTTGTAAAAGATGGTTATACAGGGCCGATTCACACAACACATGCCACCCGCAGTCTTTGTGCAGTCATGCTGTTGGACAGTGCAAAAATTCAGGAAATGGACGTCGAATGGCATAATAGAAAAGTGCTGAAAAAGAGAAAAAAGGACAGACAAAAACTTAGGAATCCTTTGTACACCAGTGAAGATATTGGACCTGCGATGATCAGATTTGAAGGGCATCCATATGATGTATGGGAACAGATTCATCCTGATGTACAAGTACTATTCCGTGATGCAGGTCATATATTGGGGAGCGCGAGCGTGACCTTAAAAATCAAAGATGGTGGTAAAGAAGTTATGGTAGGATTTACTGCAGATATAGGAAGGCCTGACAGACCCATCCTGAGAGATCCACAGCCGATGCCTGAAGTAGATTACCTCATCTGTGAGTCCACTTATGGTGACAGAGTGCATGAGGCTACGCCGGAACAATCAGCTCAGTTTCTTGAAGTAATTAAAAAAACCTGCCTTGAGAAGAAGGGTAAACTCATCATTCCTGCATTTAGCCTGGGTAGAACTCAGGAGATCGTATATATGCTGGATAAGATGGAAAATGCAGGACTTCTGCCTCGCTTGAAAGTATATGTTGACAGTCCATTGGCGGTAAATGTGACTCATATATTCGGATTGCATCCGGAGTGTTTTGACAAAGAGATCAATGAGTACATCATGTCAGATACCAATCCTTTTGGGTTCAACAATCTGGAATATATCAAAGAAGTAGAAGCATCCAAATCATTGAACAACAGTGACGAACCATGTATCATAATATCTGCTTCCGGCATGATGAATGCAGGAAGGGTAAAACATCATCTGGCAAACAATATTGAAAATCCAAAGAATACAATTCTTATAGTGGGATACTGCTCTCCTGAGACTCCCGGTGGGGCATTAAGGGCAGGAGCAGAAACTATTGAACTCTTTGACGAAGAAAAGATAGTCAGGGCAGATATTGTTATTATGGATTCATTTTCAGCTCACGGAGATAAAAACGAGATGTATGATTTTATAGTCAATCAGAAACCCACAGTAAAACGTATTTTTCTGGTTCATGGTGAACTTGATACACAAAATGCATTTAAACATTTTCTTATAGATAAAGGTTTTTTGAGTATCGACATTCCTGAACAGGGATCAGAATTCAATCTTTAA
- a CDS encoding M1 family metallopeptidase: MIDNIIAVDRRKIMIPMLRISKLVLFIFIFSGGGHLLAQDIVSGGRLKPNQAVYDVFHYNIMLDVDIPKKSISGTTIIKIKIKDNSPEIAFDLISLYQVKSVWIDNTKVGFSHMKDMIILRDQNLLTLGSHDIKIEYRGEPPVAVRPPWNGGIQWEKDDNNDPWVAFSCQNEGAKILFPCKDHPSDKPDEGAEMKISVPKGLKVAGPGRLIKEETMGNISVFTWKTSYPIHNYSLVFNIAKYQVAKRNYVTIDGNHVPMEYWVLPENIHRAEKHLDILTNSVRVQEKYFGEFPFIKDKIGLVETPHLGMEHQTMNAYGNKYRYTQVGGEDFDWLLYHELGHEWWGNKVSNSDWAHFWIQEGICVFGDWLYYKEKEGIESFHSQAKKASYSFVNKYPIVRDSSIDSGSAYHPDIYGKGAFFMRSLSFIIGEEKFFDILKSFIGDKKYTYGNTVTTSIVENYFSTGAKIDLKPYFDFFLKTTNRLIIFVKVVRPKEYDISFKNYSGTLPLEIKDGTTIKKVIVSDQPIRISSEITPMIDPNVYYFRRVIYE, translated from the coding sequence TTGATCGATAATATAATTGCTGTGGATCGCAGAAAAATTATGATACCCATGCTAAGAATTTCAAAACTGGTTTTATTTATATTTATCTTTTCAGGAGGCGGCCACCTTCTAGCTCAGGATATCGTCTCCGGCGGAAGGTTAAAACCTAATCAGGCAGTGTACGATGTGTTTCATTATAATATCATGCTGGATGTAGATATCCCTAAAAAAAGTATATCAGGCACCACCATCATAAAGATTAAAATAAAAGATAATTCCCCTGAAATAGCATTTGATCTAATCAGCCTGTATCAGGTAAAATCAGTATGGATAGACAATACAAAAGTTGGATTTTCGCATATGAAGGATATGATCATCCTCCGCGATCAGAATCTTCTTACATTGGGATCGCATGACATCAAAATAGAATATAGAGGCGAACCTCCTGTGGCAGTAAGACCTCCATGGAATGGGGGCATCCAATGGGAAAAAGACGACAACAATGATCCTTGGGTAGCATTCAGCTGTCAGAATGAAGGAGCAAAAATTTTGTTTCCCTGCAAGGATCATCCGAGTGATAAGCCCGACGAAGGTGCTGAAATGAAGATTTCGGTACCTAAAGGCTTGAAGGTGGCTGGTCCGGGACGATTGATAAAAGAAGAAACAATGGGAAATATATCAGTTTTTACTTGGAAAACTTCATACCCAATACACAACTATAGTCTTGTATTTAACATAGCAAAATATCAGGTAGCTAAAAGGAATTATGTCACCATTGATGGTAATCATGTGCCGATGGAGTACTGGGTACTTCCAGAAAATATACACAGGGCTGAAAAACATCTGGATATCCTGACCAATAGTGTACGTGTACAGGAAAAATATTTCGGTGAGTTTCCATTCATAAAAGATAAAATTGGGCTGGTCGAAACGCCACATCTCGGAATGGAACACCAGACCATGAACGCATATGGCAACAAATATCGGTATACACAAGTGGGTGGTGAAGATTTTGATTGGCTGCTATATCATGAATTGGGTCATGAGTGGTGGGGCAACAAAGTATCCAATTCGGATTGGGCACACTTCTGGATTCAGGAAGGTATATGTGTTTTTGGCGATTGGCTCTATTACAAGGAGAAAGAAGGCATCGAGTCATTCCATTCACAGGCGAAAAAAGCCAGTTATAGTTTTGTCAACAAGTATCCCATCGTCAGAGATTCAAGCATTGACAGTGGATCAGCATACCATCCGGACATCTATGGGAAAGGTGCTTTTTTTATGAGATCACTGAGCTTCATCATCGGAGAAGAAAAGTTTTTTGACATATTAAAGTCCTTTATTGGAGATAAAAAATACACTTATGGAAATACTGTTACCACCTCAATAGTAGAAAATTATTTTTCAACAGGTGCTAAGATAGATCTGAAGCCTTACTTTGATTTCTTCCTGAAAACCACTAACAGACTAATTATTTTTGTAAAAGTAGTCAGGCCAAAAGAGTATGATATTTCCTTCAAAAATTATTCCGGCACCTTGCCTTTGGAAATCAAAGATGGAACCACAATTAAGAAAGTCATAGTTTCTGATCAGCCTATAAGGATCTCTTCTGAAATTACACCAATGATCGACCCCAATGTGTATTATTTTAGGAGAGTTATATATGAGTAA